The Symphalangus syndactylus isolate Jambi chromosome 16, NHGRI_mSymSyn1-v2.1_pri, whole genome shotgun sequence genome has a window encoding:
- the LOC129464920 gene encoding serine/threonine-protein kinase N2-like — MASNPERGLILLTELQGDSRSLPFSENVSAVQKLDFSDTMVQQKLDIKDRIKREIRKELKIKEGAENLRKVTTDKKSLAYVDNTLKKSNKKLEELHHKLQELNAHSVVSDPEDITDCPRTPDIPNSDPRCSTSNNRLKAPFASGGRVQVRSPYRNAMASNPERGLILLTELQGDSRSLPFSENVSAVQKLDFSDTMVRQKLDDIKDRIKREIRKELKIKEGAENLRKVTTDKKSLAYVDNILKKSNKKLEELHHKLQELNAHIVVSDPEDITDCPRTPATPNSDPHCSTSNNRLKALQKQLDIELKVKQGAENMIQMYSNGSLKDRKLRGTAQQLLQDSKIKIQVIRMQILQAVRTNELAFDNAKPVISPLELWMEELRHHFRIEFAVAEGAKNVMKLLGSGKVTDRKALSEAQTRFNESSQKLDLLKYSLEQRLNELPKNHPKSSIIIEELALVAASPTLSPRQSMISTQNQYSTLSKPAALTGTLEVCLMGCQDILENVPGRSKATSVALPGWSPSETRLCFMSRRNKSKSRSSRNLLKTDDLSSDVCAVLKLDNTVVGQTSWKPISNQSWDQKFILELDRSQVTFFNPVVERRPKLQKQKKIFSKQQGKRFLRVPQMNINIATWGRLVRRAIPTVNHSGTFSPQAPVPTTVPVVEVQIPELAPPASDSTVTKLDFDLEPEPPPAPPRPSSLGEIDESSELRVLDTPGQDSETACDTENDRNSILPKSESEYKPDTPQSGLEYSGIQELEDRRCQQRFQCNLQDFRCYAVLGRGHFGKVLLAEYKLTNEMFAIKALKKGDIVAQDEVDSLMCEKRIFETVNSVRHPFLVNLFACFQTKEHVCFVMEYAAGGDLLMHINTDVFSEPRAVFYAACIVLGLQYLHEHKIAHRDLKLENLLLDTEGFVKIADFGLCKQGMGYGDRTSTFCGNAECLAPEVLTETSYTRAVDWWGLGVLIYEMLVGKSPFPGDDEEKVFDSIVNDEVRYPRSLSTDAISIMRKLLRRNPEQRLGASEKDAEDVKKHPFFRLIDWSALMDKKVKPPFIPTIKGREDVSNFSDEFTSKAPILTPPQEPRILSEEEQAMFRDFDYTADWC, encoded by the exons ATGGCGTCCAACCCCGAACGGGGGTTGATTCTGCTCACGGAACTGCAGGGGGATTCCCGAAGTCTTCCGTTTTCTGAGAATGTGAGTGCTGTTCAAAAATTAGACTTTTCAGATACAATGGTGCAACAGAAATTGGATATCAAGGATcgaattaagagagaaataaggaaagaactgaaaatcaaagaaGGAGCTGAAAATCTGAGGAAAGTCACAACAGATAAAAAAAGCTTGGCTTATGTAGACAACactttgaaaaaatcaaataaaaaattagaagaactaCATCACAAGCTGCAGGAATTAAATGCACATAGTGTTGTATCAGATCCAGAAGATATTACAGATTGCCCGAGGACTCCAGATATTCCAAATAGTGACCCTCGTTGTTCTACTAGCAACAATAGATTGAAGGCTCCCTTCGCCAGCGGCGGCCGCGTCCAGGTGCGAAGTCCATACCGGAACGCAATGGCGTCCAACCCCGAACGGGGGTTGATTCTGCTCACGGAACTGCAGGGGGATTCCCGAAGTCTTCCGTTTTCTGAGAATGTGAGTGCTGTTCAAAAATTAGACTTTTCAGATACGATGGTGCGGCAGAAATTGGATGATATCAAGGATcgaattaagagagaaataaggaaagaactgaaaatcaaagaaGGAGCAGAAAATCTGAGGAAAGTCACAACAGATAAAAAAAGCTTGGCTTATGtagacaacattttgaaaaaatcaaataaaaaattagaagaactaCATCACAAGCTGCAGGAATTAAATGCACATATTGTTGTATCAGATCCAGAAGATATTACAGATTGCCCGAGGACTCCAGCTACTCCAAACAGTGACCCTCATTGTTCTACTAGCAACAATAGATTGAAGGCTCTACAAAAACAGTTGGatatagaacttaaagtaaaacaagGTGCAGAGAATATGATACAGATGTATTCAAATGGATCTTTGAAGGATCGGAAACTCCGTGGTACAGCTCAGCAACTGCTCCAGGACAGCAAGATAAAAATACAAGTCATACGAATGCAGATTCTTCAGGCAGTCCGGACTAATGAATTGGCTTTTGATAATGCAAAACCTGTGATAAGTCCTCTTGAACTTTGGATGGAAGAATTAAGGCATCATTTTAGGATCGAGTTTGCAGTAGCAGAAGGTGCAAAGAATGTAATGAAATTACTTGGCTCAGGAAAAGTAACAGACAGAAAAGCACTTTCAGAAGCTCAAACAAGATTTAATGAATCAAGTCAGAAGTTGGACCTTTTAAAGTATTCATTAGAGCAAAGATTAAATGAACTCCCCAAGAATCATCCCAAAAGCAGTATTATTATTGAAGAACTTGCACTTGTTGCTGCATCACCAACACTAAGTCCACGTCAAAGTATGATATCTACACAAAATCAATATAGTACACTATCCAAACCAGCAGCATTAACAGGTACTTTGGAAGTGTGTCTTATGGGCTGCCAAGACATCCTAGAGAATGTCCCTGGACGGTCAAAAGCAACATCAGTTGCACTGCCTGGTTGGAGTCCAAGTGAAACCAGATTATGTTTCATGAGCAGaaggaataaaagtaaaagcAGAAGTAGTCGAAATCTTCTAAAAACCGATGACTTGTCCAGTGATGTCTGTGCTGTTTTGAAGCTCGATAATACCGTGGTTGGCCAAACTAGCTGGAAACCCATTTCCAATCAGTCATGGGACCAGAAGTTTATACTGGAACTGGACAGGTCAC AGGTTACCTTTTTTAATCCAGTTGTTGAAAGAAGACcaaaacttcaaaaacaaaagaaaattttttcaaagcaaCAAGGCAAAAGATTTCTCAGAGTTCCTCAAATGAATATTAATATTGCCACTTGGGGAAGGCTAGTAAGAAGAGCTATTCCTACAGTAAATCATTCTGGCACCTTCAGTCCTCAAGCTCCTGTGCCTACTACAGTGCCAGTGGTTGAAGTACAGATCCCTGAACTAGCACCTCCAGCTAGTGATTCTACAGTAACCAAATTGGACTTTGATCTTGAGCCTGAacctcctccagccccaccacGACCTTCTTCCCTtggagaaatagatgaatctTCTGAATTAAGAGTTTTGGATACACCAGGACAGGATTCAGAGACTGCTTGTGATACTGAGAATGACAGAAATAGTATACTTCCAAAATCTGAATCTGAATACAAGCCTGATACTCCTCAGTCAGGCCTAGAATATAGTGGTATTCAAGAACTTGAGGATAGAAGATGTCAGCAAAGGTTTCAGTGTAATCTACAAGATTTCAGGTGTTATGCTGTCTTGGGAAGAGGACATTTTGGAAAGGTGCTTTTAGCTGAGTATAAACTCACAAATGAGATGTTTGCTATAAAAGCCTTAAAGAAAGGAGATATTGTGGCTCAAGATGAAGTAGACAGCCTGATGtgtgaaaaaagaatttttgaaactGTGAATAGTGTAAGGCATCCCTTTTTGGTGAACCTTTTTGCATGTTTCCAAACCAAAGAGCATGTTTGCTTTGTAATGGAATATGCTGCCGGTGGGGATTTATTGATGCACATTAATACTGATGTCTTTTCTGAACCAAGAGCTGTATTTTATGCTGCTTGTATAGTTCTTGGGTTGCAGTATTTACATGAACACAAAATTGCTCATAGAGATTTGAAATTGGAAAACTTACTGCTAGATACAGAGGGCTTTGTGAAAATTGCTGATTTTGGTCTTTGCAAACAAGGAATGGGATATGGAGATAGAACAAGCACATTTTGTGGCAATGCTGAATGTCTTGCCCCAGAAGTATTAACAGAAACTTCTTATACAAGGGCTGTAGATTGGTGGGGCCTTGGCGTGCTTATATATGAAATGCTTGTTGGTAAGTCTCCCTTTCCTGGTGATGATGAAGAGAAAGTTTTTGACAGTATTGTAAATGATGAAGTAAGGTATCCAAGGTCCTTATCTACAGACGCCATTTCTATAATGAGAAAGCTGTTAAGAAGAAATCCTGAGCAGCGCCTTGGGGCTAGCGAGAAAGATGCAGAAGATGTAAAAAAGCACCCATTTTTCCGGCTAATTGATTGGAGCGCTCTGATGGACAAAAAAGTAAAGCCACCATTTATACCTACCATAAAAGGACGAGAAGATGTTAGTAATTTTTCTGATGAATTTACCTCAAAAGCACCTATTCTGACTCCACCTCAAGAACCAAGGATACTTTCAGAAGAGGAGCAGGCAATGTTCAGAGATTTTGACTACACTGCTGATTGGTGTTAA